GGCGATAAAAATGAAACCAGCACGCGTGCTGGGCGCGCTGGCCATCGAGGCGTTGACGCAGGCGGGTTGCGCGACGCAGGTGAAGGCCAGTCCGAGCGCCGCAGCGATCGCGGTGTGCGGCCAGCTCGTCGTGCTGGAATCGAACTGAACCGAGTTGAAAATAGAACCCACAGAGCAACAACAACCACGAAGGAGCCTCAATGAAACGCCAACTGCTGTTTGCCGCATTGTTTGCATCGTTTGCCACGCTCAGCGCCGCGCCGGCTTTTGCCCGCGATACGGTCAACAACTATCCCATCGACCAGGCCTTGCAAAGCGAACCCGGCAAGGTGAGCGACGACATCGCGCTGTATTTCGCGGGTCAGCGCCATCCGGCCGTCGTCAAGACGGTAGGCGAATTCGCCACCAACAAGAAGACCAACGCGTTCGGCAAGAGCGATTTGCAAGCCTGCCAGCACGTGTTCCTCTCGGCGGTGATCGAGTTGCAGGAACGCGCGCGCAAGGAAGGCGGCAACGCGGTGATCAACATCAAGAGCAACTACAAGAACGAGTTGCGTGAGAGCGCGACCGAGTACACCTGCGGCGCGGGCGCGGTGATCGCCGGCGTCGCGTTGACGGGCGAAGTGGTGACGCTGCGCAAGTAAGCACGGACAGGCGCAAATAAGCGCGAGGAAAGCACAAACGCGGCGCAGTTGCCGCCGCCTCGCGCTGTTTTGCAACAGCAGGCTCGTGCCTTGCCGCGTATTAACCGGCTTTGACCGCCGCGACATTGACCAGCGTTTCACGACGCTTGCCGGGTTGCGGATGGGTCAGACCGAGCCGTTCGAGAAGACCGAAGTCTTTCGCGCGGCTCCACCAGAGGTAGGGCAGGGAGACGTTGCGCTCGCTGAAGCTGAAGTCGCCGCGGCGAATCATGTCGAGGTAGCCGTCGGCGCTTTTTTGCACGTGCATCGGATGACGGAACAGCAGCCGGATCACCCACGATTTGATGTACGCGTCGGTGGATTCGGCGAACAGCAGGATGCCGCCCGGTCTGAGCACGCGGCGGAATTCGGCGAGGGCGCGGTCCTGCTCGACGAGGTGATGGAAGGTCTGATGGCAGAACACGATATCGGCGCTCGCGTCGGGTAGCGGCAGGTTCGCGCAGTCGCCATGCAGCAGTTCGATGTCCGCGAGTTCGTCGTGGCGCGCAGCGGCCGCTTGCGCGGCGAGCGTCAACGAGGGCTCGTGGAAGTCGATGCCGACAAGGCGGCGCGGCCTGAACGCCTCGGCGAGCAGACGGAAGGAAATGCCTTGCCCGCAGCCGACGTCGACGATCACCGGCGCCTCGGGCAAGGGCGTGTCGATGAGGCGTTTGAGGTCGTTGATCGCGACCCGCAGCACATGCTGTTCCCAGATGTAGGTACGCAGGAACCAGATCCCGAAAGCCGTTTCCGGCACGAAAGGCACACTGGATGTTTCGGATGGCGACACGCTGGGCTCCGCGGCGAAATGGCGTTCTTGCTGTACCCCAGGAAGACTCGCTTCGGGGCATTGAAGCGTAATTGTAACGAGACGTAAGGATGCAGCGAAACGCTGCTCCAGGCAAGCCAAACGATTGAGGCAAATTTGAGTACACATTCGTCAAAGCGCACGACTGTCGACGTCGTGATCATCGGTGCCGGACCGGCGGGCGCGGTTGCGGCTGCATTGCTGCGCAAGGCCGGGCGCTCCGTGCTGGTGCTGGAGCGCCAGCACTTTCCGCGCTTTTCCATCGGCGAGAGCCTGCTGCCGCAGAGCATGGCCTACCTCGAAGAGGCCGGCATGCTGCAGGCCGTGGTCGAAGCCGGCTTCCAGTACAAGAACGGCGCGCATTTCATCTATCGCGGCCAGTCGTCGGCATTCGACTTCCGCGACAAGCACTCGCCGGGTTGGGGCACGACCTATCAGGTCGAACGCGCGGTGTTCGACGACATTCTGATTCGCTGCGCGGCGCAGCAGGGCGCCGACGTGCGCTTCGGGCATACGGTGCGCGCGGTTCATCCCGGCGCCACGCCTTTGGTCGACGTGATCGACGAAGCGGATCACGCCTACCAGATCGAAGCACGTTTCGTGTTCGACGCTAGCGGCTTCGGCCGCGTGTTGCCGCGTTTGCTGAACCTCGAGGCGCCGACGCGCATGCCGACGCGCGCGGCGATCTTCACGCATGTGCAGGACGGCATTCCGGCCGGCGTGACCGACCGCAACAAGATCTGCGTGGCGACGCATCCGGAGCACCGCGACGTGTGGTTCTGGATGATTCCGCTGGCTGGTGGCCGCTCGTCGGTGGGCTGTGTCGCCGAGGCGAGTTTCCTCGACGTGCCGGATGCGGAGCGCGACGCGAAGCTGCGCGCGCTGATCCAGCAGGAGCCGACGCTGAACCGTTTGATCGGCAACGCGCCGTTCCTGATGCCGGTGCGCCACATCGGCGGCTATGCGGCGAATGTGGAGCGGCTGCACGGGCCGGGTTACGCGTTGCTCGGCAATGCCGGCGAGTTTCTCGATCCGGTGTTTTCGTCCGGCGTGACGATCGCGCTGCGCTCGGCGCATCTCGCGGTGCAGACTTTGAACCGGCAACTGGACGGCGAGCAGGTCGACTGGTCGGCCACTTACGACGTGCCGTTGCGCAAGGGGATCGATACGTTCCGCGCGTTCGTCGAGCGGTGGTATTCGGGCGCGTTGCAGGACATCATTTTCTATCCGGACCAGACGCCCTCGATTCGCCGCATGATCAGCGCGGTGCTGGCGGGTTATGCGTGGGATGAGTCGAATCCGTATGTCGCGGATCCGGTGCGTCGGCTGAATGCGTTGCATGAGGTGTGCATGCAGCGTTGAGCGTGCGTTACTGCACGGTATGCATCAATGAAAACGGCGCTTCGTTATCGAAGCGCCGTTTTTTCGCGTGAAGTGAAAACAACTGTCAGCGAATAATTTCAAGATGAGCGCCGGTCCCTTAGCATTGGAGTTTAAGCGGAAGAAGGAGACACACGAATGCCCGCATATGATCGATTCAGCGCTGCTAACTATGTTAGCTCCCATGCCGCACCGATGAGCACGGGGCACTGCGCGAAGTTCGTGCGGCTGGCGATAGAGCGAGGCGGAATCGTGATTGACCGAACACGGGACGCAAAAGACTATGGACAATCGTTGATCAGCGCCGGGTTTTATGAAGTCAATTCCGCTCACCTCCAAAAGGGAGACGTCGTTGTGATTCAGCCAATTGCAAACCACCCCGCTGGGCACATGGCAATGTTCGATGGGCAAATCTGGGTGTCGGACTTCAAGCAATATCACGGGTTCTACCCGAGTCAGCAGTACCGGACCGTACAACCACAGTACAAAATCTATCGCCACAACTGAACAGAAATCATGAAAAAATATCTGTCAGTGTTGACCGTCGCCGTAAGCATGCTTCTTGGTGTGCTTTTTCACCCGCTGGCAATGGCGCACGGGGAACCGGCCACGCCTGAGGCAAGTGCGACAGCTTTTTACGCGTGGTACATCAAGCGCGATTCGGAAAATCGAGGGTTTCCGTTACTGGATAAAAAAATCTATCGATATGTAGCAAAGCCGACGGTCGATTTTTTGCGCGCGGAGTACAAAGCAAACAAGTTCGCCGGGGGCAGCGACCCCTTTACGAAGGTTCAGGATTACGACGAGAAGGACTGGGCCGCACACATTGAAGCGCGCCCGGCACTGATATTCGGCGACACCGCTGTCGTTCCGGTTGTTCTTGGACGTGACACCAAGGCCACGCTTCAGACGGTCTTGGTGTTTATGCGAAAACAACCGGACGGTCAGTGGAAAGTCAGCAAGGTCGACGACCTCAGCGGTTACGAATAGCCGCTGTTTCGGGTGATGAGTGTGTGGGCCACGGCTAACCGCGCCATTTGGGCAATGACGAATGAAAACGGCGCTTCGTTATCGAAGCGCCGTTTCTTCATTCAGCCGCATGAATCACTCAGCTCAAGCCGCGATCCTCGCCGCGCCCGACGCAGCTTTCCGCACATCATCACGGCGATGCACACGCTTGCCGGCCGCATACGTTTCATAGATCGCCCGATCGTCGCCGAGCAGCGCGAACGCGAACAACAATTCCTCCAGCGTTTCGGTACGCGCGGTACGGCGCGCGAGCAGCGGCGTCGCGCGCGGATCGAGCACGATGAAGTCCGCTTCCGACTTCGGCTTCAGCGTGCCAACCTTGTCCGCCAGATCGAGCGCTTCGGCCGCGCCGGCCGTCGCCAGATAGAACATGCGCGTGGCCGTCAAATGATGGCCGCCCAGACGCGCGACCTTGTGCGCTTCGTTCATGGTTTGCAGCATCGAGAACGAAGTGCCGCCGCCGACGTCCGTCGCCAGCGCGATCGGCATGCCGGCTTCATCGGCCTTGTCGAAATCGAACAGGCCGCTGCCGAGAAACAGGTTCGAAGTCGGGCAATGCGAGGCGACCGTGCCGGTTTGCGCCATGCGTTTGCGGTCATCCGCGTCGAGGTGGATGCAATGGCCGTACACCGCGCGGCGGCGCAGCAGCCCGTAGTGATCGTAGATGTCCAGATAGCTGCGGTGACCGGGGAACAGATCGGCGACCCACTTCACTTCGTCGTGATTCTCCGCGACGTGGCTCTGAATGAAGACGTCCGGATGCTTGCCCGCCAGCACGCCGCACGCTTCGAGTTGCGCTTCGGTCGAAGTCGGTGCGAAACGCGGCGTGAGCGCATACATCTGGCGGCCGCGATTGTGCCAGCGGCCGATCAGTTCGGCGCTGTCGTCGTAGCCCGATTGCGCGGTGTCGCGCAGGAACTCAGGGCAGTTGCGGTCCATCAGCACCTTGCCGGCCACCATGCGCAGATTGCGCGCTTCGCTCTCGGTGAACAGCGCGTCGGCGGATTCCTTATGGACCGTGCAGTACACGAGCGCGGTGGTCGTGCCGCACGCCAGCAGTTCGTCGACGAAAAAGCTCGCGGTGTCGCGCGCGTAGGCCGGATCGGTAAAGCGGCGCTCGGTCGGGAACGTGTACGTTTCGAGCCACGGCAACAAACCCGGCGCGGGCGACGCGATCATGTCCGTCTGCGGATAGTGAATGTGCGTATCGATGAAACCCGGCACGATCAGCTTGTCGCGCATCTCCTGCACCTGGGTGCCGGGCGCGAGTCGCGACGCCAGGGCCGCGTAGGCGCCGGCCGCGACGACATGGCCGTCTTCGACGATCAACAAACCGTCCTCGTTGAAGACCGCCGCGCCGGGCGATCGCGCGGGGTCGCCGTTGAAGGTCAGCAATTGCGCGCGGAATGCCGATTGGGCTGCTTTAGCCGGGTTGGCAGATTGAGTCATGGAAAAACCGTCTCCGATTATGGGAAGCTGCACAGTCCGGACGACGGTTGAATCCTCGGCTCACTCATGAGCCCGTGCCGCCGCCGGCTGCGATATCTCGGCCCGTCAGTGCGGACCGCCTGGGTGCCAGTGCGCGTCGAGCTTCGCGATCAGGTCGCTGCGTTGCTCGGGCGTGACGAACGACGCTTCGAAGCTGTTGCGGATGATCGTGTAGACCTCGGCATCGTTGAGCTTCAACGCGTCGATGGTGGCGAAATAGTTGGCGTTCACGTAGCCGCCGAAATAAGCCGGATCGTCGGAATTGACCGTCACGGCCACGCCGCGATCGAGCAGGTCCTTCAGCGTGTGCTTGGTCAGGTCGTCGAACACGCACAGCTTCAGGTTCGACAGCGGACACACGGTCAACGCGACGCGCGAATCGGCGAGACGCGCGACAAGCGCCGGATCTTCGATGCTGCGCACGCCATGATCGACGCGATCCACTTTCAGCAGATCGAGCGCTTCGTAGATGTACGAGGGCGGGCCTTCCTCGCCGGCATGCGCGACGAGTTTCAGGCCGAGCGCGCGCGCCTTGGCGAAGACGCGCTCGAACTTCGAAGGCGGATGGCCGCGTTCCGACGAATCGAGACCGACGCCGATCAGCCGATGCTTGTACTGCTCGAACAAAGGCAGCGCTTCTTCGAAAGTGGCGAGCGCGTCTTCTTCGGACAGATGGCGCAGGAAGCACAGAATCAGCTTGCTCGTCATGCCGCGCTTTTCCGCATCGGCGAGCGCGCGTTCGATGCCGGCCACGACGGTCGCGATCGGCACGCCGCGTTCGGTGTGCGTCTGCGGGTCGAAGAAGATCTCGCTGTGAATCACGTTGTCCGCGAGGCAGCGTTCGACGTACGCCATCGTCATGTCGTAGAAGTCCTGCTCGTGCAGCAGCACGCTCGCGCCGGCATAGTAGATGTCGAGGAACGATTGCAGGTCGGTGAACGCATACGCGGCGCGCAGGGACTCGATCGAGTCGTACGCGAGCTTCACGCCGTTGCGCTCGGCAAGCGCGAAGATCAGTTCGGGTTCGAGCGAGCCTTCAATGTGAATGTGCAGTTCGGCCTTCGGTGCCAGTGCGGTTTTCTCGGCCAGCGGCGTGGGGGTAACGGTCGTTGTAGTCATGGTCGGTCAGGATGTCGTTGGAGTAGGTTCGAGCCGGATGCAAAGCGCTGTGTCGACAACGTGACGTGCTTCATACCGTCTGCGTGGCGTGATGCATGCCCGCGTTCGCCTCGACCGCCTGAAGCACCTGCGCCGCCGCCGAGATCGCGATGATCTCCGGCGACTTGTCGACAATGCCGTCCACGCCGAGCGGGCACTTCATCCGCGCGATCAGCGACGGATCGAGACCGCGCGCGGCGAGCCGGTGTTCGAACTGCTTGCGCTTGCTGTGCGAGCCGATCATGCCGAAGAACGCAAAGTCGCCACGCCGCAGAATGCGCTCGGCCAACTCCAGATCGAGCGCATGGTTGTGCGTCATCACGATGAAGTACGTGTTCGGCGCGGCCTCATCGATGGCTTCGTCGGGGGCGTCGTTCGGATCGATCTTCACGTTCGGCGCATGTAGCGTTTCCACGGGCGGAAATTGCGCGTCGCGTTCGTCCACCCAGCGGACCGCGCAAGGCAGCGTGGCCAGCACGCGAACCAGCGCGGCGCCCACATGGCCGGCGCCGAACAGCACGACCGCGAAGTCGCCTAGCGCGACGGTTTCGGTGAGCAGCGCGCCGCTGTCGTCGAAACCGGCGCCGTCCCACAGCAGACAGTCAGCGGCATCGACACCCGGCTCGGGGTCGGACAGCATCACCGCATCCGGTGCGGGGCCGAATGATACGCTACGCACCGTCGACTGGCCCGCGGCCACGCGTTTCGCGAGCGTCGTGATCCAGCCGAGGTCGCCTACGTCGAGCCGCTCGAAGGCGAGAATCACCGCGCCGCCGCAGCATTGGCCGAGGCTCGGACCGAGCGCGAAGCGCTCCAGCCGCCGCATGTGCGGCGAGCGCATGCCGTCGCGCAACACCTGGCGCGCGGTCTCGATGGCTTTCCATTCGAGGTGTCCGCCGCCGATGGTGTGCTTCGCCGAATCGCGCGTAACGATCATCTTGGTGCCGGCTTCGCGGGGCGCCGAACCTTCGACGCGCGCGACCGTCACCAGCACAGCGGCGTCGCCGTGCGCGAGCAGTTGTTGCAGGTCAGGTAGCCAGGGCTGCATCCGGCGTTCTCCATACGTGGCCGCGCGGGGTGTCCGTGCGGCCGGTTGAGTGTGGCCTGGCGCGTTCGTGTCGTGTCAGGCCTTGGGCTTATTGGTCAAACTGTCGTGACGGTTG
The nucleotide sequence above comes from Paraburkholderia sp. FT54. Encoded proteins:
- a CDS encoding adenosine deaminase; translated protein: MTTTTVTPTPLAEKTALAPKAELHIHIEGSLEPELIFALAERNGVKLAYDSIESLRAAYAFTDLQSFLDIYYAGASVLLHEQDFYDMTMAYVERCLADNVIHSEIFFDPQTHTERGVPIATVVAGIERALADAEKRGMTSKLILCFLRHLSEEDALATFEEALPLFEQYKHRLIGVGLDSSERGHPPSKFERVFAKARALGLKLVAHAGEEGPPSYIYEALDLLKVDRVDHGVRSIEDPALVARLADSRVALTVCPLSNLKLCVFDDLTKHTLKDLLDRGVAVTVNSDDPAYFGGYVNANYFATIDALKLNDAEVYTIIRNSFEASFVTPEQRSDLIAKLDAHWHPGGPH
- a CDS encoding excinuclease ABC subunit A, which encodes MKRQLLFAALFASFATLSAAPAFARDTVNNYPIDQALQSEPGKVSDDIALYFAGQRHPAVVKTVGEFATNKKTNAFGKSDLQACQHVFLSAVIELQERARKEGGNAVINIKSNYKNELRESATEYTCGAGAVIAGVALTGEVVTLRK
- a CDS encoding CHAP domain-containing protein, translating into MPAYDRFSAANYVSSHAAPMSTGHCAKFVRLAIERGGIVIDRTRDAKDYGQSLISAGFYEVNSAHLQKGDVVVIQPIANHPAGHMAMFDGQIWVSDFKQYHGFYPSQQYRTVQPQYKIYRHN
- a CDS encoding class I SAM-dependent methyltransferase — translated: MSPSETSSVPFVPETAFGIWFLRTYIWEQHVLRVAINDLKRLIDTPLPEAPVIVDVGCGQGISFRLLAEAFRPRRLVGIDFHEPSLTLAAQAAAARHDELADIELLHGDCANLPLPDASADIVFCHQTFHHLVEQDRALAEFRRVLRPGGILLFAESTDAYIKSWVIRLLFRHPMHVQKSADGYLDMIRRGDFSFSERNVSLPYLWWSRAKDFGLLERLGLTHPQPGKRRETLVNVAAVKAG
- a CDS encoding DUF3828 domain-containing protein, with the translated sequence MKKYLSVLTVAVSMLLGVLFHPLAMAHGEPATPEASATAFYAWYIKRDSENRGFPLLDKKIYRYVAKPTVDFLRAEYKANKFAGGSDPFTKVQDYDEKDWAAHIEARPALIFGDTAVVPVVLGRDTKATLQTVLVFMRKQPDGQWKVSKVDDLSGYE
- the xdhC gene encoding xanthine dehydrogenase accessory protein XdhC: MQPWLPDLQQLLAHGDAAVLVTVARVEGSAPREAGTKMIVTRDSAKHTIGGGHLEWKAIETARQVLRDGMRSPHMRRLERFALGPSLGQCCGGAVILAFERLDVGDLGWITTLAKRVAAGQSTVRSVSFGPAPDAVMLSDPEPGVDAADCLLWDGAGFDDSGALLTETVALGDFAVVLFGAGHVGAALVRVLATLPCAVRWVDERDAQFPPVETLHAPNVKIDPNDAPDEAIDEAAPNTYFIVMTHNHALDLELAERILRRGDFAFFGMIGSHSKRKQFEHRLAARGLDPSLIARMKCPLGVDGIVDKSPEIIAISAAAQVLQAVEANAGMHHATQTV
- the guaD gene encoding guanine deaminase; the encoded protein is MTQSANPAKAAQSAFRAQLLTFNGDPARSPGAAVFNEDGLLIVEDGHVVAAGAYAALASRLAPGTQVQEMRDKLIVPGFIDTHIHYPQTDMIASPAPGLLPWLETYTFPTERRFTDPAYARDTASFFVDELLACGTTTALVYCTVHKESADALFTESEARNLRMVAGKVLMDRNCPEFLRDTAQSGYDDSAELIGRWHNRGRQMYALTPRFAPTSTEAQLEACGVLAGKHPDVFIQSHVAENHDEVKWVADLFPGHRSYLDIYDHYGLLRRRAVYGHCIHLDADDRKRMAQTGTVASHCPTSNLFLGSGLFDFDKADEAGMPIALATDVGGGTSFSMLQTMNEAHKVARLGGHHLTATRMFYLATAGAAEALDLADKVGTLKPKSEADFIVLDPRATPLLARRTARTETLEELLFAFALLGDDRAIYETYAAGKRVHRRDDVRKAASGAARIAA
- a CDS encoding NAD(P)/FAD-dependent oxidoreductase; its protein translation is MSTHSSKRTTVDVVIIGAGPAGAVAAALLRKAGRSVLVLERQHFPRFSIGESLLPQSMAYLEEAGMLQAVVEAGFQYKNGAHFIYRGQSSAFDFRDKHSPGWGTTYQVERAVFDDILIRCAAQQGADVRFGHTVRAVHPGATPLVDVIDEADHAYQIEARFVFDASGFGRVLPRLLNLEAPTRMPTRAAIFTHVQDGIPAGVTDRNKICVATHPEHRDVWFWMIPLAGGRSSVGCVAEASFLDVPDAERDAKLRALIQQEPTLNRLIGNAPFLMPVRHIGGYAANVERLHGPGYALLGNAGEFLDPVFSSGVTIALRSAHLAVQTLNRQLDGEQVDWSATYDVPLRKGIDTFRAFVERWYSGALQDIIFYPDQTPSIRRMISAVLAGYAWDESNPYVADPVRRLNALHEVCMQR